A genome region from Arachis duranensis cultivar V14167 chromosome 8, aradu.V14167.gnm2.J7QH, whole genome shotgun sequence includes the following:
- the LOC107463265 gene encoding uncharacterized protein LOC107463265 isoform X4 — protein sequence MMNPWDIRDPWDMIDFDADEARQFQFEFPPLPEPVWNGDEKKIVAANVGDPQPQPCAMDVSGNEPPQLVIDECLAEAMNMTEQYWESPLSGYQPLQCQPQSCAIDVCGNQPPQLPSPSQSQPWSRALQFQPQPCAIDVCGNQPPELPSQPQPQPWSRPLQSQPQPCAIDVSGNQPTQLPSQPQPCAIGMCGNLPPQLPPQPQPQPQPQLQPRPQPQSRPWSRSRPRLLSHPRPQSQRDIVRTVTDEFFADTCGYPPPQPQPQTQWDSRNMLELIPDVGGHQPLQPQPPVWTWEENKAFESVITSCFQDAIDNRWEDVAARLPGRTPAQLQEHFQKLMNDIKAIHNGHHTSTPLSIPIINATTPPPSQPYSTDHHHRVEVVPAAEEEVVPTAQEEAAPTNTGYHWTEDEHS from the exons ATGATGAATCCGTGGGATATCAGAGACCCGTGGGATATGATAGACTTTGATGCCGATGAAGCACGGCAGTTTCAGTTTGAGTTTCCGCCTCTGCCTGAGCCCGTCTGGAATGGGGACGAAAAAAAGATTGTTGCCGCCAATGTAGGTGATCCCCAGCCCCAGCCGTGTGCCATGGACGTGAGTGGTAATGAACCACCTCAGCTGGTTATTGATGAGTGTTTGGCCGAAGCAATGAACATGACAGAGCAGTATTGGGAAAGCCCATTATCTGGTTATCAACCACTTCAGTGTCAGCCTCAGTCATGTGCCATTGACGTGTGTGGTAATCAACCACCTCAGCTACCGTCTCCGTCTCAGTCTCAGCCTTGGTCTCGGGCACTTCAGTTTCAGCCTCAGCCATGTGCCATTGACGTGTGTGGTAATCAACCACCTGAACTACCGTCTCAGCCCCAGCCCCAGCCTTGGTCTAGGCCACTTCAGTCTCAGCCTCAACCGTGTGCCATTGACGTGTCTGGAAATCAACCTACTCAGCTACCGTCTCAGCCTCAGCCGTGTGCCATTGGCATGTGTGGTAATCTACCACCTCAGCTACCGCCTCAGCCTCAGCCTCAGCCTCAGCCTCAGCTTCAGCCTCGGCCTCAGCCTCAGTCTCGGCCTTGGTCTCGGTCTCGGCCTCGGCTTCTTTCTCACCCTCGGCCTCAGTCTCAGAGGGATATAGTAAGGACGGTGACGGATGAGTTTTTCGCTGACACGTGTGGTTATCCACCACCTCAGCCTCAGCCTCAGACTCAGTGGGATTCGAGGAACATGTTAGAGCTGATTCCTGATGTCGGTGGTCATCAACCACTTCAACCTCAACCTCCGGTCTGGACTTGGGAGGAGAACAAAGCCTTTGAGTCGGTTATTACCAGTTGTTTTCAGGATGCTATCGACAACCGTTGGGAGGACGTTGCTGCTCGTCTCCCCGGCAGGACCCCGGCACAGCTGCAAGAGCACTTTCAGAAGCTGATGAACGACATCAAAGCCATCCATAACGGTCATCATACAAGCACTCCTCTCTCCATCCCCATCATCAATGCAacaacaccaccaccatcacagcCTTATTCGACGGATCATCATCACAG GGTGGAGGTCGTGCCAGCTGCAGAGGAGGAGGTCGTGCCAACTGCACAAGAGGAGGCAGCACCAACAAACACAGGATATCATTGGACCGAAGATGAACATag TTAA
- the LOC107463265 gene encoding uncharacterized protein LOC107463265 isoform X2, whose protein sequence is MMNPWDIRDPWDMIDFDADEARQFQFEFPPLPEPVWNGDEKKIVAANVGDPQPQPCAMDVSGNEPPQLVIDECLAEAMNMTEQYWESPLSGYQPLQCQPQSCAIDVCGNQPPQLPSPSQSQPWSRALQFQPQPCAIDVCGNQPPELPSQPQPQPWSRPLQSQPQPCAIDVSGNQPTQLPSQPQPCAIGMCGNLPPQLPPQPQPQPQPQLQPRPQPQSRPWSRSRPRLLSHPRPQSQRDIVRTVTDEFFADTCGYPPPQPQPQTQWDSRNMLELIPDVGGHQPLQPQPPVWTWEENKAFESVITSCFQDAIDNRWEDVAARLPGRTPAQLQEHFQKLMNDIKAIHNGHHTSTPLSIPIINATTPPPSQPYSTDHHHRVEVVPAAEEEVVPTAQEEAAPTNTGYHWTEDEHRLEQLLQQL, encoded by the exons ATGATGAATCCGTGGGATATCAGAGACCCGTGGGATATGATAGACTTTGATGCCGATGAAGCACGGCAGTTTCAGTTTGAGTTTCCGCCTCTGCCTGAGCCCGTCTGGAATGGGGACGAAAAAAAGATTGTTGCCGCCAATGTAGGTGATCCCCAGCCCCAGCCGTGTGCCATGGACGTGAGTGGTAATGAACCACCTCAGCTGGTTATTGATGAGTGTTTGGCCGAAGCAATGAACATGACAGAGCAGTATTGGGAAAGCCCATTATCTGGTTATCAACCACTTCAGTGTCAGCCTCAGTCATGTGCCATTGACGTGTGTGGTAATCAACCACCTCAGCTACCGTCTCCGTCTCAGTCTCAGCCTTGGTCTCGGGCACTTCAGTTTCAGCCTCAGCCATGTGCCATTGACGTGTGTGGTAATCAACCACCTGAACTACCGTCTCAGCCCCAGCCCCAGCCTTGGTCTAGGCCACTTCAGTCTCAGCCTCAACCGTGTGCCATTGACGTGTCTGGAAATCAACCTACTCAGCTACCGTCTCAGCCTCAGCCGTGTGCCATTGGCATGTGTGGTAATCTACCACCTCAGCTACCGCCTCAGCCTCAGCCTCAGCCTCAGCCTCAGCTTCAGCCTCGGCCTCAGCCTCAGTCTCGGCCTTGGTCTCGGTCTCGGCCTCGGCTTCTTTCTCACCCTCGGCCTCAGTCTCAGAGGGATATAGTAAGGACGGTGACGGATGAGTTTTTCGCTGACACGTGTGGTTATCCACCACCTCAGCCTCAGCCTCAGACTCAGTGGGATTCGAGGAACATGTTAGAGCTGATTCCTGATGTCGGTGGTCATCAACCACTTCAACCTCAACCTCCGGTCTGGACTTGGGAGGAGAACAAAGCCTTTGAGTCGGTTATTACCAGTTGTTTTCAGGATGCTATCGACAACCGTTGGGAGGACGTTGCTGCTCGTCTCCCCGGCAGGACCCCGGCACAGCTGCAAGAGCACTTTCAGAAGCTGATGAACGACATCAAAGCCATCCATAACGGTCATCATACAAGCACTCCTCTCTCCATCCCCATCATCAATGCAacaacaccaccaccatcacagcCTTATTCGACGGATCATCATCACAG GGTGGAGGTCGTGCCAGCTGCAGAGGAGGAGGTCGTGCCAACTGCACAAGAGGAGGCAGCACCAACAAACACAGGATATCATTGGACCGAAGATGAACATag ATTGGAGCAGCTGTTGCAGCAACTCTGA
- the LOC107463282 gene encoding uncharacterized protein LOC107463282, giving the protein MQGNIVENGSVKEDEHGTVKSSKVKVDPGKPAGLTWQRKLNTAGNTPLEFNVSFKEIIRLAPIGFRLWRHVREEAARGREGMMDPFAKRHVTSCHGVPLGGIGSGSIGRSYRGEFQRWQLFPVKCEDKPVLANQFSVFVSRPSGEKYSSVLCAGKPDILKENPVSGIQSWDWNLIGDKSTYHALYPRAWTIYEEPDPALRIVCRQISPIIPHNYKESSFPASVFTFVLNNFGKTTADVTLLFTWTNSVGGLSEFTGDHFNSKMVNDRVHGVLLHHKTTNERSPVTFAIAAEETEDVHISECPVFVISGAHKGISAKDMWNEIKQHGSFDRLNFAETAMPSEPGSSIGAAVAATLTIPSDAQRTVTFSLAWDCPEVKFPAGRVYNRRYTKFYGTNGDAAAKIAHDAIMGHRQWEAQIEDWQRPILEDKRLPEWYPTTLLNELYYLNSGFTIWTDGLGPVHSSVSLGERKFSLDGFIYDLESPNLLPESDTAINILERFSSIHTPTASKSAYGVNLLQEGEENIGQFLYLEGIEYPMWNTFDVHFYSSFALVMLFPKLELSVQRDFAAAVMMHDPEKRQTLVDGRMVRRKVLGAVPHDIGVNDPWFEINGYNLHNTDRWKDLNPKFVLQCYRDVVATGDKKFARAVWPAVYIAIAYMDQFDKDGDGMIENEGFPDQTYDTWSVSGVSAYSGGLWVAALQAASALAHEVGDKGSEEYFWLKFQKAKSVYEKLWNGSYFNYDSSGGSNSSSIQADQLAGQWYARACGLLPIVEEKKAKSSLQMVYDYNVMKFKGGSRGAINGMLPNGEVDMSSMQSQEIWSGVTYAVAATMIQEDMIDMAFQTANGVYEAAWSKDGLGYAFQTPEAWDINDRYRSMCYMRPLAIWAMQWALSRPNKHTWREIKVDVKDGDLSLSRYHAGFCKVARLLKTKDEKAPRSIWQLIYDSTCKRML; this is encoded by the exons GGAATATCGTAGAAAATGGTTCTGTCAAAGAAGATGAACATGGAACGGTCAAATCTTCGAAAGTCAAG GTTGACCCAGGGAAACCTGCAGGACTTACCTGGCAGCGCAAATTGAATACTGCAGGAAATACTCCGCTAGAATTCAACGTATCTTTCAAAGAGATTATCCGTCTG GCTCCAATAGGTTTTCGGCTATGGCGCCATGTCCGGGAAGAAGCAGCCAGAGGAAGG GAAGGGATGATGGACCCTTTTGCTAAGCGTCATGTGACATCTTGTCATGGTGTTCCTTTAGGTGGCATTGG TTCAGGAAGCATTGGAAGAAGTTACAGGGGTGAATTTCAACGTTGGCAACTATTCCCTGTAAAATGTGAAGATAAACCAGTTTTAGCAAATCAATTTTCA GTATTTGTTTCACGTCCAAGTGGTGAAAAATATTCAAGTGTACTATGTGCAGGGAAGCCAGATATATTAAA AGAAAACCCAGTGTCAGGAATTCAATCATGGGATTGGAATCTGATTGGTGACAAATCCACATATCATGCATTGTACCCAAGGGCTTGGACAATATATGAAG AACCTGACCCAGCACTGAGAATAGTTTGTCGTCAGATCTCACCTATTATACCCCATAATTACAAGGAGAGTAGCTTTCCTGCATCAGTTTTCACTTTTGTG TTAAATAATTTTGGAAAAACAACAGCAGATGTCACCTTGCTTTTCACATGGACT AATTCTGTTGGAGGACTTTCTGAGTTTACTGGCGATCATTTTAATTCAAAGAT GGTGAATGACAGAGTGCATGGTGTTCTTCTACATCACAA GACTACGAATGAGCGGTCTCCTGTCACATTTGCAATTGCAGCAGAGGAGACTGAAGATGTGCATATATCAGAATGTCCTGTCTTTGTTATATCTGGTGCTCACAAGGGTATCTCGGCTAAGGATATGTGGAATGAAATTAAACAG CATGGGTCTTTTGACCGCCTGAATTTCGCTGAAACTGCCATGCCTTCAGAACCAGGATCATCGATTGGAGCAGCTGTTGCAGCAACTCTTACTATTCCTTCAGATGCTCAACGTACCGTCACATTTTCACTAGCATGGGACTGCCCTGAAGTCAAGTTTCCGGCAGGAAGGGTTTACAACAG GCGTTACACTAAATTCTATGGTACTAATGGGGATGCAGCTGCAAAGATTGCGCACGATGCTATTATGG GGCACCGGCAATGGGAGGCTCAGATTGAAGACTGGCAAAGACCAATCCTTGAAGACAAGAGACTTCCTGAGTG GTACCCTACAACCCTTTTGAATGAGCtttactatctgaattctgggTTCACAATTTGGACAG ATGGTTTAGGTCCGGTGCATAGTTCAGTTAGCTTAGGGGAAAGAAAATTTTCGCTGGATGGGTTCATATATGATTTAGAGAGTCCAAATTTATTGCCCGAGAGTGATACTGCTATTAacattcttgaaagatttagcTCTATACACACtccaactgcatcaaagtcagCATATGGAGTAAATTTGCTTCAAGAAGGGGAAGAAAACATTGGTCAATTTCTTTATCTTGAAGGCATTGAGTATCCAATGTGGAATACCTTTGACGTTCATTTTTACTCATCTTTTGCACTGGTCATGCTTTTTCCAAAACTTGAACTGAGTGTCCAAAGAGACTTTGCTGCAGCAGTAATGATGCATGATCCTGAAAAAAGGCAAACTCTAGTTGATGGCCGGATGGTTCGTAGAAAGGTTCTTGGTGCTGTTCCTCATGATATTGGAGTCAATGATCCATGGTTTGAAATAAATGGCTATAATCTTCATAACACAGATAGGTGGAAAGACTTGAATCCAAAATTTGTTCTCCAGTGTTATAGGGATGTAGTTGCCACCGGAGACAAGAAGTTTGCAAGAGCTGTTTGGCCAGCTGTTTACATTGCAATTGCTTATATGGACCAATTCGACAAGGATGGCGATGGAATGATTGAGAATGAAGGCTTCCCTGATCAAACTTATGACACATGGTCTGTATCTGGTGTGAGTGCATATAGTGGTGGACTTTGGGTTGCGGCACTTCAGGCAGCTTCAGCCTTGGCACATGAAGTTGGTGACAAGGGATCTGAGGAGTATTTTTGGCTCAAGTTCCAGAAAGCCAAAAGTGTATATGAGAAATTATGGAATGGTTCATACTTCAATTATGATAGCAGTGGTGGGAGTAATAGTTCATCCATTCAAGCTGATCAATTAGCTGGACAatg GTATGCAAGAGCATGTGGTCTTTTGCCAAttgttgaagaaaaaaaagctaAAAGTTCGCTTCAAATGGTTTATGATTACAATGTTATGAAATTTAAGGGTGGAAGCCGTGGCGCTATAAATGGGATGTTACCTAACGGAGAAGTTGACATGTCATCGATGCAGTCGCAAGAAATATGGTCAGGGGTTACATATGCCGTAGCTGCAACAATGATCCAGGAAGACATGATTGACATGGCATTCCAAACTGCAAATGGAGTATATGAAGCTGCATGGTCCAAGGATGGACTTGG TTATGCTTTCCAAACTCCTGAAGCATGGGACATTAACGATAGATACAGATCTATGTGTTACATGCGCCCTTTAGCCATATGGGCAATGCAGTGGGCATTATCAAGACCAAATAAACACACGTGGCGTGAGATTAAGGTTGATGTGAAGGATGGTGATTTGTCTTTGTCAAGATACCATGCTGGTTTTTGCAAAGTTGCACGTCTTCTGAAGACGAAGGATGAAAAAGCACCAAGAAGTATATGGCAGCTTATATATGATTCTACTTGCAAGAGGATGTTGTAG
- the LOC107463265 gene encoding uncharacterized protein LOC107463265 isoform X1 yields MMNPWDIRDPWDMIDFDADEARQFQFEFPPLPEPVWNGDEKKIVAANVGDPQPQPCAMDVSGNEPPQLVIDECLAEAMNMTEQYWESPLSGYQPLQCQPQSCAIDVCGNQPPQLPSPSQSQPWSRALQFQPQPCAIDVCGNQPPELPSQPQPQPWSRPLQSQPQPCAIDVSGNQPTQLPSQPQPCAIGMCGNLPPQLPPQPQPQPQPQLQPRPQPQSRPWSRSRPRLLSHPRPQSQRDIVRTVTDEFFADTCGYPPPQPQPQTQWDSRNMLELIPDVGGHQPLQPQPPVWTWEENKAFESVITSCFQDAIDNRWEDVAARLPGRTPAQLQEHFQKLMNDIKAIHNGHHTSTPLSIPIINATTPPPSQPYSTDHHHRVEVVPAAEEEVVPTAQEEAAPTNTGYHWTEDEHRLFIKGYQEEGSHWKRISEYYVKTKTPSQISSHAQKHFLHQEDLAKGKKLRKSIFDVI; encoded by the exons ATGATGAATCCGTGGGATATCAGAGACCCGTGGGATATGATAGACTTTGATGCCGATGAAGCACGGCAGTTTCAGTTTGAGTTTCCGCCTCTGCCTGAGCCCGTCTGGAATGGGGACGAAAAAAAGATTGTTGCCGCCAATGTAGGTGATCCCCAGCCCCAGCCGTGTGCCATGGACGTGAGTGGTAATGAACCACCTCAGCTGGTTATTGATGAGTGTTTGGCCGAAGCAATGAACATGACAGAGCAGTATTGGGAAAGCCCATTATCTGGTTATCAACCACTTCAGTGTCAGCCTCAGTCATGTGCCATTGACGTGTGTGGTAATCAACCACCTCAGCTACCGTCTCCGTCTCAGTCTCAGCCTTGGTCTCGGGCACTTCAGTTTCAGCCTCAGCCATGTGCCATTGACGTGTGTGGTAATCAACCACCTGAACTACCGTCTCAGCCCCAGCCCCAGCCTTGGTCTAGGCCACTTCAGTCTCAGCCTCAACCGTGTGCCATTGACGTGTCTGGAAATCAACCTACTCAGCTACCGTCTCAGCCTCAGCCGTGTGCCATTGGCATGTGTGGTAATCTACCACCTCAGCTACCGCCTCAGCCTCAGCCTCAGCCTCAGCCTCAGCTTCAGCCTCGGCCTCAGCCTCAGTCTCGGCCTTGGTCTCGGTCTCGGCCTCGGCTTCTTTCTCACCCTCGGCCTCAGTCTCAGAGGGATATAGTAAGGACGGTGACGGATGAGTTTTTCGCTGACACGTGTGGTTATCCACCACCTCAGCCTCAGCCTCAGACTCAGTGGGATTCGAGGAACATGTTAGAGCTGATTCCTGATGTCGGTGGTCATCAACCACTTCAACCTCAACCTCCGGTCTGGACTTGGGAGGAGAACAAAGCCTTTGAGTCGGTTATTACCAGTTGTTTTCAGGATGCTATCGACAACCGTTGGGAGGACGTTGCTGCTCGTCTCCCCGGCAGGACCCCGGCACAGCTGCAAGAGCACTTTCAGAAGCTGATGAACGACATCAAAGCCATCCATAACGGTCATCATACAAGCACTCCTCTCTCCATCCCCATCATCAATGCAacaacaccaccaccatcacagcCTTATTCGACGGATCATCATCACAG GGTGGAGGTCGTGCCAGCTGCAGAGGAGGAGGTCGTGCCAACTGCACAAGAGGAGGCAGCACCAACAAACACAGGATATCATTGGACCGAAGATGAACATag GTTATTTATTAAAGGGTACCAAGAAGAAGGTTCACATTGGAAAAGAATTTCAGAATATTATGTAAAAACAAAAACTCCGAGTCAAATTTCCAGTCATGCTCAGAAACATTTTTTACATCAAGAAGATTTGGCTAAAGGAAAAAAGCTAAGAAAAAGCATTTTTGATGTAATTTGA
- the LOC107463266 gene encoding psbP domain-containing protein 2, chloroplastic, with the protein MALKTCFTLLHHSQHSSSRTFFSFPSFNSASCILHNEPHNNHILHFPTFFTKRKLNLALLLTTFLSSNLSNTSGALLMAQELDLELQRYTDSKEGFTLLIPSSWTKVDKAGATALFQDASMGSNNIGVVVNPVRLENLGDFGSPEFVADKLLQAERRKESTKEAKLIAASERSGNGDLQIYEFEYTIDSTRGGKKRIFSAAFVTSKKLYLLNIVHSDKPESPLEPYKRMILEQVLHSFNAAA; encoded by the exons ATGGCTTTGAAAACTTGCTTCACTCTTCTCCACCATTCACAACACTCTTCTTCCAGAACCTTCTTCTCATTCCCCTCTTTCAATTCTGCTTCCTGCATTCTTCACAATGAACCTCACAACAACCACATCCTGCATTTCCCAACATTTTTTACTAAGAGGAAGCTCAATCTTGCTCTTCTTCTCACAACTTTTCTTTCGAGCAATTTATCAAACACTAGTGGTGCATTGTTGATGGCTCAAGAGTTGGACTTGGAGCTTCAGAGATACACTGATTCCAAGGAAGGTTTCACTCTTCTTATACCCTCTTCTTGGACTAAG GTTGATAAAGCTGGGGCAACTGCTTTGTTTCAAGATGCAAGTATGGGGAGCAACAACATTGGGGTTGTTGTGAACCCAGTTCGTCTTGAAAATCTTGGAGACTTCGGGAGCCCCGAGTTTGTTGCTGATAAGCTTTTACAAGCAGAAAGGCGTAAG GAAAGTACAAAGGAAGCTAAATTAATTGCAGCTTCAGAAAGATCAGGAAATGGAGATTTGCaaatttatgaatttgaatACACCATTGATAGTACTCGTGGAGGAAAGAAGAGGATATTTTCTGCAGCATTTGTGACCTCAAAGAAACTCTATCTTCTTAACATTGTTCATTCTGATAAACCAGAGAGTCCTCTTGAACCATATAAAAGAATGATTTTAGAGCAAGTTCTCCATTCCTTTAATGCAGCAGCTTAA
- the LOC107463265 gene encoding uncharacterized protein LOC107463265 isoform X3 yields MMNPWDIRDPWDMIDFDADEARQFQFEFPPLPEPVWNGDEKKIVAANVGDPQPQPCAMDVSGNEPPQLVIDECLAEAMNMTEQYWESPLSGYQPLQCQPQSCAIDVCGNQPPQLPSPSQSQPWSRALQFQPQPCAIDVCGNQPPELPSQPQPQPWSRPLQSQPQPCAIDVSGNQPTQLPSQPQPCAIGMCGNLPPQLPPQPQPQPQPQLQPRPQPQSRPWSRSRPRLLSHPRPQSQRDIVRTVTDEFFADTCGYPPPQPQPQTQWDSRNMLELIPDVGGHQPLQPQPPVWTWEENKAFESVITSCFQDAIDNRWEDVAARLPGRTPAQLQEHFQKLMNDIKAIHNGHHTSTPLSIPIINATTPPPSQPYSTDHHHRVEVVPAAEEEVVPTAQEEAAPTNTGYHWTEDEHRNCALFRGF; encoded by the exons ATGATGAATCCGTGGGATATCAGAGACCCGTGGGATATGATAGACTTTGATGCCGATGAAGCACGGCAGTTTCAGTTTGAGTTTCCGCCTCTGCCTGAGCCCGTCTGGAATGGGGACGAAAAAAAGATTGTTGCCGCCAATGTAGGTGATCCCCAGCCCCAGCCGTGTGCCATGGACGTGAGTGGTAATGAACCACCTCAGCTGGTTATTGATGAGTGTTTGGCCGAAGCAATGAACATGACAGAGCAGTATTGGGAAAGCCCATTATCTGGTTATCAACCACTTCAGTGTCAGCCTCAGTCATGTGCCATTGACGTGTGTGGTAATCAACCACCTCAGCTACCGTCTCCGTCTCAGTCTCAGCCTTGGTCTCGGGCACTTCAGTTTCAGCCTCAGCCATGTGCCATTGACGTGTGTGGTAATCAACCACCTGAACTACCGTCTCAGCCCCAGCCCCAGCCTTGGTCTAGGCCACTTCAGTCTCAGCCTCAACCGTGTGCCATTGACGTGTCTGGAAATCAACCTACTCAGCTACCGTCTCAGCCTCAGCCGTGTGCCATTGGCATGTGTGGTAATCTACCACCTCAGCTACCGCCTCAGCCTCAGCCTCAGCCTCAGCCTCAGCTTCAGCCTCGGCCTCAGCCTCAGTCTCGGCCTTGGTCTCGGTCTCGGCCTCGGCTTCTTTCTCACCCTCGGCCTCAGTCTCAGAGGGATATAGTAAGGACGGTGACGGATGAGTTTTTCGCTGACACGTGTGGTTATCCACCACCTCAGCCTCAGCCTCAGACTCAGTGGGATTCGAGGAACATGTTAGAGCTGATTCCTGATGTCGGTGGTCATCAACCACTTCAACCTCAACCTCCGGTCTGGACTTGGGAGGAGAACAAAGCCTTTGAGTCGGTTATTACCAGTTGTTTTCAGGATGCTATCGACAACCGTTGGGAGGACGTTGCTGCTCGTCTCCCCGGCAGGACCCCGGCACAGCTGCAAGAGCACTTTCAGAAGCTGATGAACGACATCAAAGCCATCCATAACGGTCATCATACAAGCACTCCTCTCTCCATCCCCATCATCAATGCAacaacaccaccaccatcacagcCTTATTCGACGGATCATCATCACAG GGTGGAGGTCGTGCCAGCTGCAGAGGAGGAGGTCGTGCCAACTGCACAAGAGGAGGCAGCACCAACAAACACAGGATATCATTGGACCGAAGATGAACATag AAATTGTGCCCTATTCCGAGGTTTTTAA